AATAAGGAATTTTCATGAAAGTTTTGACTACAGAGTGTAACATATCTCCAACTATTACCAAGCGGTGGCAATATATCTAGTGAATACTATACAATGCAAACTAACGGCAGCATATAGGAAAAGGAAAATTCTTGTTTGTAATTTGAGTCACCGTTGAAGTTAATTGtactaaaagaaaaataatggTTGAATATTATCGATATATAACAATTAAAATATGTAGCAATtatttattgattaattaaaaaatattcaaGAGATATTTAACATTTATTGATTGCAATATATTGAATGTAGGCAAGTATTTTTCATTAATTGAATGTATATACATTGCTGTTACATAGGTAAGGTTTATAGTTTTATATATGTTGTTATTAATGGGTAAGTGAATGATATGAAAGAGGGGAGGTCCAAGATGGGAAGTGTCGTTAGGCAGGAAGGACTCCTTGAGAGCTAGCTTTGATGGGGCCAATCAGTTTTTACCTTCTCCTAATTCCTCTCTGAAGTCTCTCATTGCCAATTTTAAGGAGCAGGGGCTGGCCATACCAGACTTGGTTGCTTTGTCAGGTATAAATATTACCAACAAATTATGGTGTATTTTatgattatttcattttctttcaaagtaaaattaatttattgtgaataaaaaaatgattttacaaaattttataatttatctcataagatttttataaattaatatttttttcataatataattaattaattataaaaatttaattaacttaaaaaaaagaGTAAAATTTCTTCATGTAAAAAGATACATAtgatattttctaaaaaattcaataaacaaATTATAtgtgaaaaattttattaaaaaaattataagaactAGTTGCCCATTCATTATAAgaaatactaaaataattaaaataatactaATATTATATATACTAGTATACTTTAccaaaaaaaattatcatttttcAAAAACAATATgagttataaaattattttaaatcattatatttttcatcaaattaaaaaaaaatttgcgttaaataaaataattaattgcaCTACATATATATACTATCCGTAACAATTATTgtttttttgttaaattattaatttttcataattaattattttgtaaaaaaaatcattttataaaaattttattagatGAGTCATAAATTTATGCAACATTGTCTTATTTTctgtaataaattaattttactttgaaatgaaatccAGGAATCATAAAATAGACCACAAACTATATGAaatcatcatatatatatatatatatatatatatatatatttatatttatatatatatttatatttatatatatataatcattaaACATTATCAACcagtaaattaaataaaatatcttattcattttattttatttaaaatataaatatctagttgaattttttttaaatgatcatATATGTTTATCTTTGCTTTGAAACATATATAATAACTTATAAAATCAATCAGCATTAACTCAGTGACAATGAATCGTCTCTCGACTCAGAGCAGAGGAGGGGGCGAGTGGGAGTCATCCCAACCTTTTTAAAATTCTCcacatataaaatttattttattttaattattggacctaaataatttttattgtttcTTTACGATAAAATTAATGtgaaatattaaaactctttatttctcattatatatttaatacatttttataatattgaaagctttaaaataatttttttagtttattatattctattataccattttttttaatatataatattaatcctTTTAAAGTGTGTAAACAATgagataattaattattttttaaattaattttatatataacattatcccaaatttttttttatctccacCTTAGTTTGAGTTTCAAATAGAatcaattatttaaaaaaaaaaatgaatggatTAACTTAAAAACAATGTCTAAGACCAATCTGATTTAATTTGATTCAACTTAAATGCCAATTAAATTGGCTGAATCAATAAATTGATAAAACATACAATTTTAAAAGTCAAACCGATCTTTACTAAGTTACACAAACGTGAGGACTAAATGGTTTTCCATTTAAATAACAAAGTAGTAATGAAGTGAGCATGAATAATTAACAACCAAAATGGCCTGTAAACAGGTAGCCACACAGTAGGAAAGGCAAGATGCTTAAGCTTCAGGCAAAGAGCACATGAAGTGAGGAACCCACAAGAAAATTATGACAAATACAAGAGATACAACACATTTCGAAGAATCCTACGCTCCATATGCCCTAAATCAGGAAAAGACAATCAATTGGCACCACTTGATTTCAATACTCCAGCTAGATTTGACAACCATTATTTCCTTAACATTCTTGAGGGAAGAGGCTTGTTGGGGTCTGATAATGTGTTGATCACACAAGATAAAGAAGGAGAGATCATAAGGCAAGTATGGGCTTATGCTTCCAATCAACACCTCTTCTTTGAATCCTTTGTCAATTCCATGATAAAGATGGGGAATATAAATGTTCTAACTGGAACTCAAGGAGAGATAAGGAAGAATTGCAGGTTTGTTAATGAGTAGGAGATTGCCATTAAGCTACTAATTTGGTAGTTGAATATTTACTTTGTATTGCAGgagattagaaattaaaattccAGTATACTCAAATGCCTTGAATATTTGATTTTGTGTATGGTGCTGATGTTCCTATTTAGGCTTTCAAGCGGCTGGTGAATTAGACTCTTTTTGCAGAATTTTCAGCTCTTACATAAAgcgttttgaaaatttttgacttAGTCATTTTTTGTTTGTGATATGAAGTGATTAAATTTAACAATTAAGCACAGCCATTTCAATCAAGTACAATATTAATATTCAAAAATAtgctattttttttttgggttttaaAACATGGTATAAAAGAGCATAAACAATTTACATCTCAAAAGCACTTCAAGCTCTCTTCAAGCTATCTCATTCAAGTAAATATTTTTAACTCAACAAGAATCCAAATAATTCATCCACAAAAATAAATGCaagcaatgtcacaccctacccctctgtaaggcataacatgatcccgtagtatacctaatgaattaccaactccgtctactgataatccattaaatacactacaagggattttaaaaacttttcttcttttacagtggtgagcactatttacaggtgtgaaagactttggtgaactgaagtgaaacaactaactcatttgatttatttggagtaaaattttggcaaggtgccatttgtattttggacaaaaaagcacttcaatatattttcaaatctcaactccaacatttttatcaacacaacacatttctcaagtcaaatgattttcaaagactaagatacaaaaatataacacaatttttacaagccaaataactcataattattttacaactttattgtacaacttaaatttacaaaaccaagaacaaaatatacatacagtgaatatacattacaatacaaaatgccacatatggtatactcactatacccaaaatctctatcTCTCTAAAGCTATCAGACAATGtctcaacattaaccaaatacaattttaaatcacaattcataaatcatatcattagtggatacttaaaaccatagttgatttcaagacaatgaatgtcataaggaatttaaactccaattcacaaattatcaaaattcataataacacaatttagtcaaatagcttaagaataccgtattgccaattcatacacaatttgatcaaattattttccaatcaatgacacaatttgatcaaataaaataatatcgttttccaaatcaataacacaattcgatcaaataattgaataatatcgttttgcaaatcaataacaccattcgatcaaataagagaatacgttgccaatcaatatcacaatttaagtcatgacacaatttttccatatatgccgtgttgtacaccacgacaagacatactcaccccaataatcgaaatcaatgagggaggaagctagctatctaatgagtactcatccatactcacctcagactgggaagtcaaagagggaggaacataatcatactcaccccagactgataagtcaaagagggaggaataatcacactcaccccattaatggaggaggaacatagtatcagtgtcatgccaattgtgagtcaaaacaattccaaacattttattcaaatgatccgtaagaatccaataaatttccaaagttataatttcattcacaaaatggcaacacaattcgtactTCACTTcattttccacaaaaaccatttacagtgcttttcaatcaataagtatccatcaatatcattcaaacaatttttcacagtttgaaaccattcacaatgtttttcaatcaataagtgtccatcaaacacatttccacaatttaaaacaataatataaaaatagtcaatatttatttcaattgaaaaattcaagagaaatagttgttgtgcacaaacctctgatatttgtctctttctttcccttttgagtccttgttgagaaacacaattcaagtgtttaaattaaattgtctctatcaatggtgtttggtaaataatgcactgaactcaattattcacttaatcacctaatataccgaccctcattgcgttttaggtaaattaggttttagtgtcgttaatatgtcacattcgataaggttttagatttggtatgttttaccaaagtcacttccttgcttagtgcattttaattcaaattgtttgacctaaccggacgatctagttccctcggttttgtctcggtcgaaactacaatcttgtagatctaggtcttatggaccgcggtgcaaaatttcaggtcaatccgagttaagtagaccaagttatggtcattatactattgctggtcaaatggtaccattttaggtcaattttaggtcaatttggtcaactctggttcggccagtttttggacccgaacttgtgcaagctgtttgacttgcttatggtcatttctgggttttggtgtcttcataagacttgtaggtatgggtcttaactattcttggtcaaaatgtcaggtcaattggacctggtttgagtgagttatggcctaaacattcactgctgcccaattggtcatttttcaggtcctaattgcacctaatccgaattggtcaaatttttaggtcaccttgcaagcagaattttggcatggtttctcaatgaaagttggcacattttgtgcctagtttcacaacaaattggtctcataccaattgaggttacacattcaaggttatagaccAAAatttacactgccctcaatatgcatttcacaccccaacttcaaacacacacttacctttgcaaggttcacttccataccctaccaaactgttttggcacattaccaacacactttcaacattacattagcattattttgggcagattaccattaccctcaacacaccaaatataattcacatttacaatatctcaataccattacatacacacctaaacaccactaattctcacatacactttacacaataatttcatacacatatccttcattccttaatgccacaattctgccaacactcccatgaatatacacatttattcaagtgtccccaaggctgcccaaatttgtccttcaacatcaaagtgctttCAAAGTTACCAATTCACatacaagtgcataaatcaccatataaacatgaaataattcactaggttattaatttaccatgatcaacattatttctcaacaattatatgcacaatttcctcatcaaaaacgtgaccatggctgtccaaaatgacaacaacaataacccttcaaactcaaaattttccttcaccaaaccaatacccataacatgcacataaactttaacaaagtaattctcaaaattatgaacttaccttatgcttggagcttgttaaaccttgcttaaacttcccaaaattggtatcaatatcttccttgtggtgtgtagaccatttttcatgaaggaacctaagagattggagttgaaaatggggaggttaagtgagctcatgcaaacgtccatggagtttcctctcccttcactcacggcaatgttgaaatctaaaatgag
The Hevea brasiliensis isolate MT/VB/25A 57/8 chromosome 18, ASM3005281v1, whole genome shotgun sequence genome window above contains:
- the LOC110667149 gene encoding peroxidase 20, whose protein sequence is MGFMKVVFILLASVLQQVISTTTTIGNDNSEFLVLDYYKETCPLAQEIVALNVELAVLENPRMAASLLRLQFHDCFVMGCDASVLLDSDGGMLSEKEAGPNLNSLHGFEVIDKIKYRLEEACPLTVSCADILAMAARDAVASRGGPRWEVSLGRKDSLRASFDGANQFLPSPNSSLKSLIANFKEQGLAIPDLVALSGSHTVGKARCLSFRQRAHEVRNPQENYDKYKRYNTFRRILRSICPKSGKDNQLAPLDFNTPARFDNHYFLNILEGRGLLGSDNVLITQDKEGEIIRQVWAYASNQHLFFESFVNSMIKMGNINVLTGTQGEIRKNCRFVNE